From one Liolophura sinensis isolate JHLJ2023 chromosome 10, CUHK_Ljap_v2, whole genome shotgun sequence genomic stretch:
- the LOC135476512 gene encoding uncharacterized protein LOC135476512, producing MASGVKVSPEAEATIAQLRSRALRCALFKINDDCSQIVTDKTYPKEDFGDGATGEDILDALKKELPEKEPRYALLDFSFVNEESHARESVVFVAWSPDSSQVKKKMLYAASKGYIQKAAGNVKIVQATDPAELDFKEVRSKCLK from the exons ATGGCGTCAGGAGTTAAGGTGAGCCCAGAAGCCGAAGCTACGATAGCTCAGCTCAGGTCGAGAGCACTACGCTGTGCTCTGTTCAAGATAAATGATGATTGCTCACAAATCGTTACGGACAAAACTTACCCGAAGGAGGACTTTGGGGACGGGGCTACAGGAGAAGACATCCTGGACGCCTTGAAAAAGGAGTTGCCCGAAAAGGAACCCCGATACGCTTTGCTGGACTTCAGCTTTGTGAACGAGGAAAGTCATGCAAGAGAGTCAGTTGTATTTGTAGCATG GTCTCCAGATTCCTCTCAGGTAAAGAAGAAAATGTTGTACGCTGCTAGTAAGGGCTATATCCAGAAGGCTGCGGGGAATGTCAAAATAGTGCAGGCCACAGACCCTGCAGAGCTAGACTTCAAAGAAGTCCGGAGCAAGTGTTTGAAGTAA